The Hypomesus transpacificus isolate Combined female chromosome 12, fHypTra1, whole genome shotgun sequence genome segment gaccctgtgacctctgacctccggTCTTGACCCTGTGACCTCCGGCCTTGACCCTGTGACCGACAGCTGGACAGATACAGACACTTTATGTGATGGATAAACTCCAAATATTCAGATTTCTTTTTTATTGAATCATAAAATATTGCATTTTTTTATACAGTGTGTTATCCATTGTCATTCTTGGAGAGAAAAAGTCTACAAAGTTGTGTTGACATATGTTTTCAATTATTACAAAATATTAACACACATCACAGGATACGATCAGGATTGTCATAAGACACCAAAAATATTAGTTTGATTTTAATGAATGATACATAAGTCCCACTTTTGATGAACTGTGCCCCTTGTCTGTAACAGTGTGCAGTCAAAGTGCTATAGCGAGACCATGTCATATTATATGTACAGAATGAGTGCTAACTAATATGAATTGACAGGATCACAGGTATACTTCATTACTTTATGCTTAGGATTTCCCAGAAACATCAGATCAGTGGTTACTACAGAGAGGAACataaagaaaagagaaagggacagTGACTTGTGCGTTGCATAGCTTCCAAATGTACACTTCCAAACCCAGCTCCCCACACATCTTTTTCCTCAGGGACTGGGATGGGAACCATTATATCAGTCTGACttgacactttctctctctctctctctctctctctctctctctctctctctctctctctctctctctctctctctctctctctctctctcaatctctctctctctctctctctctctctctctctctctcctctctctctctctctctctctctcaatctctcttctctctctcttctctctctctctctctctctctctctctctctctctctctctctctctctctcaggtgttgATCTGTCCATCTCACACCTGGACAGCCCAGGGGATGAAGGTTCCAGGTTGGGCAGGAGGGCACTGGAACACACCACATAACATGTTACCaaagttacacacacaaacacacacacaggaacacatgcATGTACCTGCAtgattatatatatatgcaagcacacatacacactcagacacagacacacactaacataccaGCTTGGTGAAGCGGTCCTCACAGACGATACGGATCCTGTCAGGCGTGGCAGGGCTGTCCAATCGGAAGGGCCCGCTGAGTCCTGACTCCGCCCTTGCGGCACTGATGGCGTCTTTGATGGCGTAGAAGACAGATGCTGCCAGGAAGAGGGGGGGCTCTCCCACTGCCTGAAACCAGGAAGGAGGAAACAAGCTGTTGGTAGCATTTCATAATAAGAGTCCCTGTTGCTACGATACCTAAAGCTTTGAGCACCGCAACACAGCACATGAGAATTTTAAGTAGGAAACATCCCAGCTAATGCCAAATAAGTATCCACAATAAAACGTTAAAGACCAGAgaggccttcaaaataaaagtctgtGACCTTGGAGGAGAAGATGGCCTTGTTGTTGGGTGCGTCTCGGAGCAGAGAGACGTTCAGGTCGGTGGGGATGTCTCCGAAGGCGGGGATCTTGTACATGCCTGGACCCCGCGTGAACAGGTAGCCCTGGGGGGAGTAGCGCAGCTCCTCCAGGGTGTACAGACCCACACCCTGCATGAAGCCCCcctccacctgcacacacacacacacaggccacacacaGGTatggacacatacacatatacacatgcacgcacacacacacacacacacacacacacacacacacacacacacacacagtcattgacAGACTGGTTATTAGTTAGGAGGATGCATGTGTACACATCCAGCCACATCAGGTCTGGATGAGATGGGAGAGGCTGCAGTCTGCTCTGTACCTGGCCAATGTCTAGAGCTGGGTTCAGACTTGTGCCTACGTCCATGACGATGGTCGTGTGAAGGTTCTGGAACAGAGAGGAAAGTGTTTGTAtaataacacacagacacacacacactcaaagatgtacaaacaaacatacatacaaccACCCACAGATGAGAAGGCATGCATGCATGaataaaggcacacacacacacatacacacatagacgCTGACCTTGTGGCTTCCCGTCAGACAGTCTATCTCCACCTCGGAGCAGGACACACCGTAACAGAAGTAGTTGAAGGCGCGCCCAGAGTTGGTGGCAAAGTCATAGCCCAGGTCTGGGGTCCTGGAgacagcagaacacacacatggtaAACAACACACATGGTAAACAACACACATGGTAAACAACACACATggtaaacaacacacacaatatagggatacacacacagacatacaaaacaaaaaccaaacacacactgcaggttAGTCACAGGGACTAGAGGTGTCACTACAAACGTACTTGTAAAATCCATTGGCACTCAAACTGACCCTGTCAAAGTAGGCAGCTCTCacctgagagagcgagagagagagagagagagagagagagagggggggggggagatatgtTAGTGATTATTTAACCCACAACCTACTCTCTCAGGTACGAATGAGACACTGCAGTCATCGTTGTGTAATTGAGTAACTGTGTAACTATAACTGACCCAGTCTTCCCAGCATCCCGTGGGGTTTTTAGTCTTATAAGGTTCCAGACGCTTGTTGAGAATGTCACATGCattctggagagagaaaggaagagagggagggagacatagagacagagagaaaggcaggtgtGTGACATTTGATATATAAAGGTTTgcgtgtataggtgtgtgtgtgtgtgtacgcgtgtgtgtgtatgattgtgtgtgagtgtgtgtcttacGTGCACAGCGGCTCCGTTGAGGTcggaggaggcggaggcagcggtggggctggtgttggggacggtgctggtgctggtctcACTGATGTGGATCTTAGAGCTGGGGATCCCCAGGGCACGGCTGGCaacctgtgacacacacacacacgttcatgcatacacacacacatacatacacatacccacacaacgAAGTCAGCTCTCACTATAGCTGAATTCCCTGTGAaagctggtacacacacacacacgcacacgcacacagacctgCACCATCTTGGTGTGTAGTCCCTGGCCCATCTCTGTGCCTCCATGTGTGAGCAGAACAGAGCCATCTGTGTAGACATGAATCAATGCTCCTGCctggaaatacacacacaaaaagaataTTATACCTCGCAAAGGTCGGGAAACTACCTTtggcacacaaacagaaacccaCACAGCAAATTATACCAAATGAAGAtctggaggctggaggtggactcacacacacgcacacacctggtTGAGGAACAGAGCAGTGAAGCTGATCCCAAACTTGGTGGGGATGATAGCCAGGCCCCTCTTGGTCCAGCGGtgctgggagttgtagtcctggaTGGCGGCTCGGCGCTGGCCGTACTGGGCCCGCTGGAGACACTCCTCCCAGCAGCTCTCCAGGGTAGGGTGCTCTAGGACCTGGTTGTAGGGCGTGCTGTCGCCCTGGGTGTACAGGTTGAGACggcgcacctgcacacacacacagaggaagacacacacacacacagaggaacgcacaggaacacacacacaggaacacacacacagaggaacacacagaggaacacacaggaacacacacacaggaacgcacaaacacacacagaggaacacacagaggaacacacagggacatacagaAAGGATAGAGTTAAGTACATATTACTGTAAgctcttgtgtgtatgtgtatatgtgtgtgcatatgtaattctgtatgtgtttatatgtcattgtgtgggcgtgtacatttgtgtgtgtgtccgtgtacagtatatgtcattctgtgtgtgtaagtgtgtgtgtgtgtgtgcccacctgTTCAGAAGACAGGCCCAGGCTCATAGCCACGTCCTCCATCCAGCTCTCGGTGATCATCATGCCCTGGGGCCCTCCGAAGCCTCTGAAGGCCGTGTTGGACGGCAGGTGGGTCTTACACATGTAGCCTGTTCCACGCACGTTAGCGATGTGGTACGAGTTCTCCATGTGGAACAGCGCTCTCTCTATGATCTGACCAGAACCAAGCAACAGGCGGACTGATGTTCTGTGTGGCTTATAGATCAtagcacacagtgtgtgtgcgtaggtgtgtgtgagtgtgtgtgtgtgtgtgtgtgaactcacggagagagagaggtccctGGAGTTTCCAACATTGTTATAGTATGTGACGTCCAAGGCCACAACTTTACCTGTCTTCATGTAGCccacctgacagagagagagagagagagagagagagagagagagagagagagagagagagagagagagagagagagaggagggagagagagagagaggagagagagagagagagagagagagagagagagagagagagagagagagagagagagagagagagagagagagagagagcgagagcgagagagagagagagggagagagagagagagagagagacgtatgAGTGGGGGGCTCTATAGTGTAGTGAtaacagcagagtgtgtgtgtctgtgtgtgtgtgttacagtgcccCTACCTTGTAGCGGCCGTAGAAAGGGTGGCGACCCCCTGTCACAAGCATGTCCTCATCCCTGTCCAACATACACCTCACTGGTCTCTtcaacctgacacacacacacacacacttgagtcaAAAACAATTTCAAGATATATGATCTAGATTAGGCTGTTGGGGTCTAAGACATGgtcagtctgagtgtgtgtacgtgaatgtgtgttcatgtatagatgtgagtgtgtgtgtgtgtgtgcatacttcTGTGCTGCCACGGCAACCACGGTGGACAGGAGGGTGCTCCGACTCTCCTTCCCTCCGAagcctcctcccatcctcttcaCCCTGACCACCACCCGACTGCTAGGCACGCCCAACGCCTTGGCAACCAGAGACTGACACGCAACACATGAACATGATGCTGTTTAACATCAGGTCAGTGGTTTtgatgtgtgcatgagtgttggtgtgtgtgtgtgtatctacctgtgtgtgtgtgtgtacccatgtgtgtgtgtacctgtgtcttGGTGGCAGCCTGTGTGGACACAAACAGCTCCATCTCTCCGTCCTCGCCCTTGGGCACTGCTACAGTGCAGTTGGTCTCCAGGTAAAAATGCTCCTGGCCTCCCATGTGCAtctcacctgaacacacaccacgACGTGGGTTatcatgcaggcacacacatggacacacacacacactagcacacacacacacactagcacagacacacactagcatacacacacacattagcacacacacgtacacaagtgGTCTACCTTCAAGGACATGGTCTGCCTGTATGAAGGCCTGGTCAGGGTCTCCTCTCTGGATGGTCCTCACTGGCTCGTAGAATGACTTGTTGGCTATGGCATCCTGTGCGTGGGAAGAACAGCATGTAAACAATCACGCGCCATGGCAACAGTTTACACTCTCAGGACGAGGACAGATGGGACTATTCACACCCAAAAAACTGTCCTTCATCAGGACTTGGTGGTTTCAAAATGGAAGCCTGAGAAGCTTCTAGTCTAGGAGTTTGTAATGATGATAAAGGCTGTGATACAGCTTCTCTCCCCTCATGGTTCCTCTAGAACGTTAGACTCAGATAGCTCAGAGGTTATCAGATCTACTGGAGCGTGGTGTTCCATTCTGTTTCTCAGAACTTGCACCGTGCTTACGTAAAGATGACAGAGGGGACTCTCACAAACAGTGTCCTGGTTCAAAAGTTCAGACCTCCAGACTGTGTGATAGGCTCCCTGCTGCACACCTCGGGATCAGTGGATGGACACCTCCCAGGTTAAGGTGCTTTTTGGAGTGTACTGTACTTTTTATAAGTCACTTTTTTGTAATAaaaataacacatttattgtTCATGTACACACAAAGTCCATCCAGtcttacagaaacacacacactgacaatctatttcagtcacacacacacacacacacactaggatgCACAGACAGACCTGGATGGTGACAATGACAGGCTGCAGGTCCTCGTAGGTGACCTTGACGGCCTTGGCAGCTCTCTGGGcgtggacctgtgtgtctgctacCACCGCTCCTATGATGTGACCCACACACgtcacctgcaacacacacaaacccaaacacacacacatacacacacacaaacaccaccccCCCCGAAAAAATCAAGacttacaacacacacatgaaccataataaaaacatttaagagTCAGCCGTGCGTGTGCCACCCTGTCTCACTGACCGTGTCCTCGGCCAACACCGTCTCATCGCACACTGCCGGCCCGGTCTGGTTGCTTCCAGGAACGTCCTTGGCCAACACACAGGACACCACGCCAGGCATCCCCTCCGCCTCGCTCACATCTACCGCCCTGCggaaacacacagcacacgcgCGTGAGCCGtgcgtctctctgtgtgtgtgtgtgtgtgtgtgggttcatgTGCGAGTGGTGTctgttatggggggggggggtgtttttgtgtgtgtatgtgtgtgtgtgtgacgtacaGGATGCGTGCGTGGGCCTTGGTGCTGGTGACCAGGGCGAGGTACAGCTCGTTCTCGTACAGAGGGATGTCGTCACAGTACACCGCCTCTCCTGTCGTCTGCTTCAGGGCCGACAGGTGCATCATGGGACGGCCGACCACGTCGTCCTCCTTCTGGCCGGACGGCACCTCCTGAGAGCACacgaggtcagtgtgtgtgtgtgtgtgtgcagtatggatgtgagtgtgtgtatgcctgtgtgtgtgtgtgtgtacctggtagaCCTGGACACTGGTAGGGGTCGCATGGTGATAGATCTCTGTAGCACTGGCAAAGTCAGGCCTCACCCCCTTCCCCATACCCTAACATGGAATTACacagaaatatataaatacagtatacACTGTACTGTATAAAGAGAGGCCAATCTTCTCCTGTGTAAAAACGTTATGTTATATCAAAGAACATGtctctgtgtaagtgtgtgtgtgtgtcctcacgtCTGCAGCCAGCTTCTGGTGGACGGTGAGGTAGAACTTGTAGAAGAGACTGAGGGTCAGTGTCCGTCTGTAGGTCACCATGCCGCCTGGAGCAGAGGGGTGAAGGGTCATCTCCTCAGCCAATGAGGAGCAAGCGTCCTGCAGAAGCTCCTCCCCCCACTGCCTGAAAAGGTAGAGACTCACTTtttgatgtgcatgtgtgtgcgtgtgtgtgtgttagtgtgtgggggttagtgtgtgtgtgttacctgccaACCAGCTTGCTGGTGGTGTTCTTGGCCAGTACAGTGGTGGCAGCCATGCCTCCGTAACTAAGCTGCAGGTCCTTGACAACAGTTGTCCCGTCAACGAAGGTCACACTCATTCCTGATGTCACAATGCTGATGTCATCCTCACGACGAGGCGACTGCTTAAAGGCAGAGAAGTACTGACCCTAAAGACGagagggaaaacacacacattattcaGAGATTGTCAGGTACTGATCCTTATCTGTTACTATCCCTACTTAccatgtattttgtgtgtgcatgtctgtgtgtgtgtgtgtttacgtgtgtgtgtctttacctTCCTGGTGTATGGGATCTCTACAGACAGCAGGATCTCCTCCGGACTTAAGGCTGTTTTCCTGTACCCTGGGAAGAAGGTGTCatccatcctcacctctcgcTTCCCACCTGGACGGATGAGAGGAGAACAACAGAGAGAAGCTCTTTGACGCATCTGTTTCACATCCCTGTGGTAAAGGGCTGCCAAAACCTCTTTATTCTCCTCTCCaatcctctcttcacctcccccatcctctcctcacctcccccatcctctcctcacctcccccatcctctcctcacctcccccatcctctcctcacctcctccatcctctcctcacctcccccatcctctcctcacctcccccatcctctcctcacctcctccatcctctcctcacctcccccatcctctcctcacctcccccatcctctcctcacctcccccatcctctacTCTCTGTCTTACCTCTGGACATGAGAGTGAGCTTGCAGCTGGCAGCCATGAAGACAGGGTTGAGATCAGATATTGGACTGGCGGTCACTATGTTACCCCCTATGGCCtgaagaacacagacacactcatgtGAGTACACAGTACtgctatatatgtgtgtgtgtgtggggggggggggggggggaggggttaaaGAGAGTGCATGTATGCTTATGTTAGCCTATGAgcctatgagtgtgtgtgtgtgtgtgtgtgtgtgtgtgagagagatagaaagctacagagaaagtgtgtgaaCCTACTGCTACGTTGCGTATCTGCAGACCAGCGAACCATCGTAGCTGCTCCAGGACAGCCTGGAAGATCTCCGTCTGGTGGGGGGGGCGCtggcccacctcctccctcaacACCTCCCCCAGCTGGGTCAGGGAGCAGCAGGCTCCAAACACAATGCctgggacgcacacacacatcggtATCATCGGCATCACATTTACTGTagtaaaactgtgtgtgtgtgtatgtgtgtgtatgtgtgcgtatgtgtgtgtgtatgtgtgtttatgtgtgcgtatgtgtgtgtgtgtgtgtcggacacTTACCCTCCTTAGTGTGCTGGACACTGTTGAGTTCGGCGATGTAGGCGGGAGCCAGGATCACAGGATACAACAGGTTCTTAAACTTCATCTCAATACCttcaacacacacccagggcTGTCACCACCCAGGGCTGTCACCACCCAGGGCTGTAACCACTCAGGGCTGTCACCACCCAGGGCTGTCACCACCCAGGACTGTCACCACCACAAGACGACAACGCCTACATCCCTATTTCTGGatattttcctgtgtgtgtgtgtggacctgtgaATGTATCTGTGTACAGGCGTGTGACTCACCGACTTCTGTGTTTCCGACCACCAGCTTGGCGTTGGGATACTGGGCCTTGAGGTCCAGAAGTCCCTGCAAGGAGGCAGGCTGGACCCAGagaaccctctctcctctgaacCGCAGCTGTCTGCCTGACACCTGGAGCTTCCCTAgggactggacacacacacacacacacacacaggaagagcaTCCATAATACACCCTTAACTCACACCCTGACcttacgtgtgtgtatgtgtgcatgtgtgtgtgagtgtgtgtgtgtgtgtgtgtgtgtgggcccaccATCAGCTCTGGAGGAAAGATAATCTCTTGTGTTGGGTCCACAGGCATGAAGTCAGCAGGGTCAAACAAGGAAGTAGAGAGGGTGGAGTTATCCTAAAACAACCAATCATAGCACAGTTACCcaggaacaacaacaacaaagtagagctgtgtgtgtgtgtgcacgtatgcatttgtgtgtgtgatatcaaATATGATCAGTCCGTTTGAAGCATCATCCAAACTGCTTTTTTAGTGATTCTCTTTGCACAGTTTGCTTGCGTATACTGCTTCCGTTCTGTTTCCAAACTCAATCCAAAATGTTCCACACATGACGACGGGCCACTATCCGGTTGGGAGGTATCCTATTGGGATGTGGTGCACGAGCAGGCAGGGTACAACCTCACACTCACGAGGTCAACTCATGTGACTTCCTACCCAGCATGCTCAGCGAGTGCGATAATGGTGTGACTCATCGATTTTCTGAACGTGAGAGAGGAGTGTTGGTCACGGATGCTCGGGGATCGTCTGCTCTGGTCTGCAGCAGACAGagtaacagacagacatacacacatacacacacttacgtTGACGTGGTCCTCTGTGTGCCCGTTGGTCAAGGCTCCGTTGGTTCCGCTTCCATTAGTCATGCAGCAGCCATTTTCTTTACTCTTCCCTCCACAGCAACCaccctcctaacacacacacacacgtatgcacatataaacacacagacataaccCCAATTTCCTCATAAAAAATAAGGAAATTGTGAAAGAGGAAGGAAGATAAAAAGTTCTCTGAggatttcagtgtgtgtgggtgtactcTTACTTTAGTAAAAGACTTGTAGCCTTCTAGAATAGGTCTGTAGCCAGTACAGCGACACAAATTTCCTATATGAAAAAGGTATAATttgtgagtgtgaatgtgtgggaGTGTCAGAGATAGTTTGGTATATCCATGGTTGGACCAGGGGTTTGGTGTGCGAGTGTTACCTTGGAACGCCTCCTCGATGTCAGTCATGCGTGGCGTGGGCTTGTTGCGAAGCAGAGCATACATAGACATGACGATCCCTGGGGTGCAGAACCCACACTGAGAACCGTGGGCCTTGGCAatcctctcctacacacacacacacacacacattgatttttgtgtttattttggaAAAATGgacggtgtgtgtctgtgtgtgtgctcacctgaACAGGGTGCAGTTTGCCAGCCACACTACCGATGCCCTCCACGGTGGTGACAGCACAGTGATGGAGGGAGCACAGGGGGGCCAGGCAAGCGTTGACTGAATGATGACTGGGGAAGTTAAggtctgtatctgtctctctgtctctctgtcgctctgtctgtctgaatctctgtctgtctgtctgtctgtctgtttgtctgtctttctgtctgaatCTCTGTCtgaatctgtctctctttctcttccgctcattctgtgtatctctctaaCTGTCTGTCTCGAACTCTCTATttattcccccccaccccccgccccccaccccccgcccccagacAGGTGTTGAGGAGGATACACCACTCGTCCCAGGTGTGGGTGATACCTGGAGACCATGACGGTGCAGGCCCCACAGCCTCCCTCTGAGCAGCCCAGTTTGGTGCCCGTCAGGCCCACTGGCACACACTGGGTCAAGGAAGCACACAACATCTCACAGAGCACTGTCCCACAACACAACACCCACCACGTACACAGACAGGCATCCACGAGGCATGGGCACGTTTCCCAGGGTGCTCATGCACTCtccttcagtgtctctctctctctctctctctgtgaggtgTACAGTGGAACGCAGAGAAACATTGACAGATGAACGTGGACCAGGGGTGGGATCCCACCCCTATCGTCCACCCAATCATGAACAGCGAACACAGATAAAAACATTCGTCCTTATGTAACCCACTGCTGTGTAACCCACTTCTATCGGGATCTGGGCCTGAGAACTGCTGGGTAAAGTTGAAATGTCAACATAGACTTAAaaaagtaaacaaaaaaaaggtcAGTGTAGCAACGGTGAGGTTTAATTGACCAGACGACAATATTCATTGGACGTGAAGTCATGTTAATGATCCTTATCAGGCTCTAGTGAGTGGCTTGGTAGTAGACTCTGAAGAATGTGTTTTGAAATGACTAGAGTACAAAGGTCTAACTGGCGTTGCTTCATATTTACAGTAAGGACTACGACCCAGAGTTCACTTATTAATGCACGGTCTCAGGGCATGTTTAGAACTCATGTTTTGAATAAGACATCCTTATTTAGCTAACGCTCGATATGTAACTTCTGTGTGAACTTTTTTGATTTATTAGCAGTGTCCAAATTTTTTACAGGCTCACATGTTTGTGACATGCAGACATACATTGCAGTATCCTGGGACCCATTTAGGcttaataaaaatgaaaaagaataaagacaagaaaaaataatttataaagaagaaaatgtagattcaaaaatattttgtgcACGTtatacatgccaaacattgtatgCTTGCATATGCTGATAACAGATTAATGTAATTGTTTGTGTTGGACATGCGTTTGTtataaaagcatacattttctCCGGAGGTACGTCAGAAGAGTCATCTCTGGATCAGCATGTTTCTCAGAGATCTGCAAACATATTTGACACGCTCAATCAAACTTTACAAAATAAATTCTGTCTACCATGATATTTTTCCTAACAGGGTATCTGCATTTATATTTGACTAATTTCATTGAATAGTATTTACTGCATAAAGatattcaattaaaaaaaaattgtgagaCAATAAATTAATAACGTGTTTTTAAGACACCTTGACACTAACTATTTATACTTCCGGACGAGGGGCACCCAGATAATGTAATATTTGAGGAAGGATTAAAATGTGGTGAATTAGATTGATGGGAAGAAGGTAAAAGTTGGCCCTAAAACGTTAAAATGCATACCTTTTTTCCATTAACGAAGAAAATAAGTTCATCCCACACAGTATCTGAATGATCCATGATAAGTCCTTTACTGTTTCCATTAGTAAAGTCCGACATGCTCAGCAATATTCGCAGTCGGTGACTACCGACTTTTCAATTTGAGCTAAAGCGGTCGAGACGTTGTACGTCTGCACCTCTAGGTTTGATGACGGTCTAGTGTAGTGTCCTTTTATCTGTCGTGACACGTGACAAAATTCAACTCAACTCAGGTTTATGTATCTTCTTGACTCTTGACGTTAACTAGTTCGGAGTCACTTATTAAATCATTAGATTTGCTTAAGGTGTGGAAACGGATATGGAAAGCAGTTACAAGTGGTGACACGCTTACATATTTTTGGAAAACGGGCACGTCATTAGCGGTCATTAGATGTTCTGCTTTATCCATATCCTACACATGCAACGCGAGGCGCGACGCATTGCCTCATGTAAATATCTTGTGACTTGTGCCCAATCCGTTTTTTACGGTATATCGAAGGATGACACTAATACGGAGAAACGTCATAATTTCACTTTACTACGAAGTTTTACAAAACTCAGCCTTTGATCTGCATCTGATATGATCTGCATTTGCCCAAAAACATTTTTACTGACTTAAATATCAGATAAATGCCTACAGCACAGGTCATTGTGctacaaaacaaaatgaaataaataacaaaacaggGTTATACTTGTTATAAAAGAAGGCTAAGGTTATGttgatgaataaatgaataaatataaatgaataTGAATGTTATATTTCTTAAACTGTTTACTAGCAGAGGTAGCATCTAGAGTATGGCAACAAAAGTACTGTGGCTGAACCAGTACATTCACTTCCAGTACTCACAACTGTAGGGACACACAGGCCTGAACATTATGTCTTAACAAAACAGCATATGACTCATTGAAAAAACAAAGGTCAACATAATCCATATTTAGCCTATGTACTGGACAATGTTGAAATTGTCCAGTGTTCCACAtttttgagcatgtgtgtgtgtg includes the following:
- the xdh gene encoding xanthine dehydrogenase/oxidase, producing the protein MSDFTNGNSKGLIMDHSDTVWDELIFFVNGKKISEKHADPEMTLLTYLRRKLGLTGTKLGCSEGGCGACTVMVSRYHPHLGRVVHHSVNACLAPLCSLHHCAVTTVEGIGSVAGKLHPVQERIAKAHGSQCGFCTPGIVMSMYALLRNKPTPRMTDIEEAFQGNLCRCTGYRPILEGYKSFTKEGGCCGGKSKENGCCMTNGSGTNGALTNGHTEDHVNDNSTLSTSLFDPADFMPVDPTQEIIFPPELMSLGKLQVSGRQLRFRGERVLWVQPASLQGLLDLKAQYPNAKLVVGNTEVGIEMKFKNLLYPVILAPAYIAELNSVQHTKEGIVFGACCSLTQLGEVLREEVGQRPPHQTEIFQAVLEQLRWFAGLQIRNVAAIGGNIVTASPISDLNPVFMAASCKLTLMSRGGKREVRMDDTFFPGYRKTALSPEEILLSVEIPYTRKGQYFSAFKQSPRREDDISIVTSGMSVTFVDGTTVVKDLQLSYGGMAATTVLAKNTTSKLVGRQWGEELLQDACSSLAEEMTLHPSAPGGMVTYRRTLTLSLFYKFYLTVHQKLAADGMGKGVRPDFASATEIYHHATPTSVQVYQEVPSGQKEDDVVGRPMMHLSALKQTTGEAVYCDDIPLYENELYLALVTSTKAHARILAVDVSEAEGMPGVVSCVLAKDVPGSNQTGPAVCDETVLAEDTVTCVGHIIGAVVADTQVHAQRAAKAVKVTYEDLQPVIVTIQDAIANKSFYEPVRTIQRGDPDQAFIQADHVLEGEMHMGGQEHFYLETNCTVAVPKGEDGEMELFVSTQAATKTQSLVAKALGVPSSRVVVRVKRMGGGFGGKESRSTLLSTVVAVAAQKLKRPVRCMLDRDEDMLVTGGRHPFYGRYKVGYMKTGKVVALDVTYYNNVGNSRDLSLSIIERALFHMENSYHIANVRGTGYMCKTHLPSNTAFRGFGGPQGMMITESWMEDVAMSLGLSSEQVRRLNLYTQGDSTPYNQVLEHPTLESCWEECLQRAQYGQRRAAIQDYNSQHRWTKRGLAIIPTKFGISFTALFLNQAGALIHVYTDGSVLLTHGGTEMGQGLHTKMVQVASRALGIPSSKIHISETSTSTVPNTSPTAASASSDLNGAAVHNACDILNKRLEPYKTKNPTGCWEDWVRAAYFDRVSLSANGFYKTPDLGYDFATNSGRAFNYFCYGVSCSEVEIDCLTGSHKNLHTTIVMDVGTSLNPALDIGQVEGGFMQGVGLYTLEELRYSPQGYLFTRGPGMYKIPAFGDIPTDLNVSLLRDAPNNKAIFSSKAVGEPPLFLAASVFYAIKDAISAARAESGLSGPFRLDSPATPDRIRIVCEDRFTKLCPPAQPGTFIPWAVQV